One stretch of Buteo buteo chromosome Z, bButBut1.hap1.1, whole genome shotgun sequence DNA includes these proteins:
- the HNRNPL gene encoding heterogeneous nuclear ribonucleoprotein L isoform X3: MPKKRQALVEFEDILGACNAVNYAADNQIYIAGHPAFVNYSTSQKISRPGDTDDSRGVNNVLLFTILNPIYSITTDVLYTICNPCGPVQRIVIFRKNGVQAMVEFDSVQSAQRAKASLNGADIYSGCCTLKIEYAKPTRLNVFKNDQDTWDYTNPNLSGQGDPGGNPNKRQRQPPLLGDHPAEYGGPHGGYHGHYHDEGYGPPPPHYEGRRMGPPVGGHRRGPSRYGPQYGHPPPPPPPPEYGPHADSPVLMVYGLDQSKMNCDRVFNIFCLYGNVEKVKFMKSKPGAAMVEMADGYAVDRAITHLNNNFMFGQKLNVCVSKQQAIMPGQSYGLEDGSCSYKDFSGSRNNRFSTPEQAAKNRIQHPSNVLHFFNAPLEVTEDNFYEICDELGVKRPSSVKVFSGKTAGLRKGHPPAGERSSSGLLEWDSKSDALETLGFLNHYQMKNPNGPYPYTLKLCFSTAQHAS, encoded by the exons GGCAAGCCTTGGTGGAGTTTGAGGACATCCTTGGCGCCTGCAATGCTGTTAATTACGCAGCTGACAACCAGATCTACATTGCTGGTCACCCCGCCTTTGTTAACTACTCCACCAGCCAGAAGATATCCCGCCCTGGGGACACGGATGATTCCAGGGGCGTCAACAATGtcctgctcttcaccatcctcAACCCTATCTACTCCATCACGACG GATGTGCTCTACACCATCTGCAACCCCTGTGGCCCCGTGCAGAGGATcgttattttcaggaaaaacgGCGTCCAGGCCATGGTGGA GTTTGACTCGGTGCAGAGCGCCCAGCGAGCCAAGGCATCCCTCAACGGGGCCGACATTTACTCCGGGTGCTGCACACTGAAGATCGAATATGCCAAG CCCACGCGTCTCAATGTCTTCAAGAATGACCAGGATACCTGGGACTACACCAACCCCAACCTCAGCGGACAAG GAGACCCGGGTGGCAACCCCAACAAGCGCCAGCGGCAGCCCCCGCTCCTGGGAGACCACCCTGCGGAGTACG GAGGCCCCCACGGCGGATACCACGGGCACTACCATGACGAGGGTTATGGCCCCCCACCGCCCCACTATGAAGGGAGAAGGATGGGCCCTCCGGTGGGGGGGCACCGTCGGGGACCCAGCCGGTACGGTCCCCAGTACGGgcacccgccgccgcccccaCCGCCGCCGGAGTACGGCCCCCACGCCGACAGCCCCGTCCTCATGGTCTACGGCTTGGATCAGTCCAAGATGAACTGCGACCGCGTCTTTAACATCTTCTGCCTCTACGGAAACGTGGAGAAG GTGAAGTTCATGAAAAGCAAGCCGGGGGCAGCCATGGTGGAGATGGCGGATGGCTACGCTGTGGACCGGGCCATCACCCACCTCAACAACAACTTCATGTTCGGGCAGAAGCTCAACGTCTG CGTCTCCAAGCAGCAGGCCATCATGCCTGGGCAGTCCTACGGGCTGGAGGACGGATCCTGCAGCTACAAGGACTTCAGCGGCTCCCGCAACAACCGCTTCTCCACCCCCGAGCAGGCGGCCAAGAACAGGATCCAGCACCCCAGCAACGTCCTCCACTTCTTCAACGCTCCCCTGGAGGTGACCGAGGACAACTTCTACGAG ATCTGTGACGAGCTGGGAGTGAAGCGACCCTCGTCCGTCAAGGTCTTCTCTGGGAAGA ccgccgggCTGAGGAAGGGACACCCCCCTGCAGGCGAGCGCAGCTCCTCGGGGCTGCTGGAGTGGGACTCGAAGAGCGATGCCCTGGAGACCCTCGGCTTCCTCAACCACTACCAGATGAAGAACCCCA ACGGGCCGTACCCCTACACGCTGAAACTCTGCTTCTCCACCGCCCAGCACGCCTCCTAA